One part of the Myxococcales bacterium genome encodes these proteins:
- a CDS encoding HlyC/CorC family transporter, whose translation MISDITIIFVLLCCSAFFSGSETAIFSLSRVEFHRLMESGTRSSKNLIAALKKPRETIVTILLGNEFVNVSISIVAASLINKMFRSSVEIETFVSVLVITPVVLIFGEILPKNISLRHAMSVSQVVIWPLRIFHYAVSPLRVILSSFADFIVNLFGGQSATTSHSFMEADYRRLVDMGQREGAIDSEESEMIHNVFEFTDKVVADILTPADRVFSLPVDVKYESMLEKIRTAQFSRIPFYEGDKSNIVGIFHVRDLMSIHSEKKSGKRTEIKNRLHPALFASSKMPLEDLLREFQRAQLHMAIVKDDSGNIVGLVTMDDLLEELFGEIED comes from the coding sequence ATGATTTCAGATATAACGATAATTTTTGTACTGCTCTGCTGTTCCGCATTTTTTTCCGGTTCGGAGACGGCGATATTTTCCCTTTCCAGGGTCGAGTTTCACAGGCTCATGGAATCGGGAACGAGATCATCAAAAAATCTCATTGCGGCATTGAAAAAACCCAGGGAGACGATCGTAACGATTTTGCTGGGCAATGAATTTGTAAACGTGTCGATATCCATAGTGGCAGCTTCTCTGATAAATAAGATGTTCAGATCCTCGGTGGAAATCGAGACCTTCGTTTCAGTTCTGGTGATAACGCCTGTGGTGCTCATATTCGGTGAGATACTTCCCAAAAATATTTCCCTGAGGCATGCCATGTCAGTTTCGCAGGTGGTGATTTGGCCTCTGAGGATATTTCACTACGCCGTGAGCCCGCTGAGGGTCATTCTCTCATCGTTCGCCGATTTTATAGTCAATCTTTTTGGCGGCCAGTCCGCCACGACGAGTCATTCATTCATGGAAGCCGATTACAGGCGTCTGGTTGACATGGGTCAGCGCGAGGGCGCCATAGATTCCGAAGAAAGCGAAATGATACACAACGTTTTCGAATTTACCGACAAAGTTGTGGCCGACATATTGACGCCAGCTGACAGAGTTTTTTCACTTCCTGTGGATGTAAAATACGAAAGTATGTTGGAGAAAATAAGAACAGCTCAGTTTTCCAGAATTCCTTTTTATGAAGGCGACAAAAGCAACATAGTCGGCATCTTTCACGTAAGGGACTTGATGTCGATCCACAGCGAAAAAAAATCAGGAAAACGGACGGAAATAAAAAACAGGCTCCATCCGGCTCTGTTTGCTTCCTCAAAAATGCCGCTGGAGGATTTGCTCAGGGAATTTCAAAGGGCGCAACTTCATATGGCAATAGTCAAGGATGACTCGGGGAACATTGTGGGCCTGGTGACGATGGATGATCTGCTCGAGGAACTGTTCGGAGAAATAGAGGACTAG
- the thiL gene encoding thiamine-phosphate kinase, translating into MSPNLSDIGEFGLIARICDKFGRLPDEVCGIGDDCAVIPMNDRFDMLITVDSIYEGIDFDLRFSSPFHIGKKALAINLSDIAAMGGIPKYFLVSIALPLDSDLDFVEGIYSGISDVARESGAALVGGDTSSSEKEISISITAIGEVEKGRAILRKGARPGDPIFISGAVGLSALGLAALKMGTSSGMEPFIERHLSPLHRTDLGRTLLKLGCVTSMIDVSDGLLADLGHIARSSGVGFEIDVNRIPAGDDFRMASAAIGVDPRELLLAGGEDFELVFTADSGRIHQSLASLEALGVAEIGRVLDDPGVRSVLNAEDLVARGIGRGYDHFLKERNCRKEPG; encoded by the coding sequence ATGAGTCCGAATCTTTCAGATATAGGGGAATTCGGGCTGATAGCGCGAATCTGTGATAAATTCGGCAGACTTCCTGACGAAGTTTGTGGAATAGGCGACGATTGCGCAGTGATTCCCATGAACGATCGTTTCGACATGCTGATCACCGTCGATTCAATTTATGAAGGCATCGATTTCGATTTGCGCTTTAGCTCCCCGTTTCATATCGGAAAAAAGGCGCTCGCGATCAACCTGAGCGATATCGCTGCGATGGGCGGAATTCCAAAATATTTTTTGGTTTCCATCGCGCTACCTTTAGACTCCGATCTGGATTTTGTAGAAGGAATCTATTCCGGCATTTCAGATGTTGCCAGGGAATCCGGTGCAGCGCTTGTAGGAGGAGATACCTCTTCATCTGAAAAAGAGATTTCAATCTCAATCACGGCAATCGGAGAGGTGGAGAAGGGCAGGGCCATCCTTCGCAAAGGTGCGCGCCCCGGGGACCCCATATTTATTTCAGGGGCCGTTGGCCTCTCCGCTCTCGGCCTTGCCGCTTTGAAAATGGGCACATCATCCGGCATGGAGCCCTTTATCGAAAGGCACCTCTCTCCTCTTCATCGAACTGATCTTGGCAGGACTCTTTTAAAGTTGGGTTGTGTGACTTCGATGATAGACGTAAGCGATGGTCTCTTGGCGGATCTTGGGCATATCGCGCGATCTAGCGGCGTAGGATTCGAAATAGATGTGAATAGAATACCGGCAGGGGATGATTTCAGAATGGCATCAGCTGCGATAGGCGTGGACCCGAGGGAACTCCTTCTCGCTGGCGGCGAAGATTTTGAGCTCGTTTTTACTGCGGACTCTGGTAGAATTCATCAGTCTCTCGCGTCGCTCGAGGCGCTCGGCGTTGCCGAAATAGGGCGCGTTTTGGATGATCCCGGCGTTCGATCTGTTCTCAACGCCGAGGATCTTGTCGCGCGCGGGATCGGTCGCGGGTACGACCATTTCCTTAAAGAGAGAAATTGCAGGAAAGAACCGGGATGA